The DNA sequence AAGAAACCTTTAATATTTAGTGCAAGAGGAACACATGCACATTATGCATCAGTCGGTCAACATGCGCACGATGttccattctttttcatgCCATTGAGTGACTTTACTGATAGAGGTCCATTATGGGATCCTTCTTTAAACTATTATGCCTATACAGTTACTGTGGGGGAAACAATAACACCATGTGGCGCTGAAGAAACCAAAATGGGACTAGATTGGCTATCGTTCAAGGGCGCTTGGGGTGATAAACAATTAAGGCCCAGGGATCCTAGACAAAAGTGGTGCCCATTCCAATGGAAGTATATTGATGGACCAAGAGGGCCactattcaaaaatatggAAAGGGTTTCTTTATGTCAAAGATTTAAATGGTGGAATTTTTGGAAGGGCTGTCCAGCAAGAAGATACATAAAAAGAGGTGAAGGTTTGGATGCAGAGAAGAATGATCTCGTAGGTGACAATTGTGGTATCTTGCTGTACAACATAAGGCCAAAGTGGCTGCGTAGCATACTCCGCCTTTTGACATGGAGAGGAAGCGTATGTTTCATTATGGATTACTTTACAGGATAACTAATAAATCGTCAGGCGTTTTAGCTATTTCAGCATGCTATAGTCTATGTATTGTACATCATCATGTAGCACTATCAGCCgtatacttttttttctctttggcACCGTCTGCGGTTTGAAAGTTACTGAcacttctttttcttttctagaATTTTCTGGAAAAATTGTGACACACTGCGGAGCTTGAAAAGTtacccatttttttctttctcccTTCTTGGACCTTCGGTGACATTCCGTACGTAATTGGGAACGCGTCAACAGCCGCCCAAGATGGAAGGATTAAGAATTTCATAGAAGGCCTAAGTTCTGGGGTGAGTAAAGTGGCAAAACAAGTGGGAATCTATTGCAgtatacatataaaagCGTCAGAATGATCTTTTTTCAGGGACAGGTATCCTCAAAGctttttataatattctttccaaagaatTACCAGCAATAACAAGCATAACAACAACCAAGAGGAAAAGTAACTAATAAATCCTATTAAAATAGAGAATGTTTTCTATATTCAACTCACCATGCGTTTTTGAACAACTACCATCCTCTAGTCAGCCCGTGAACTCACGTTATTTTGATTGCAGTTCTCCAGTGAGCTATTATCCAGAATGTAAAAGGAGGAAAGCAGTAAAAGCTAACCCAAGAGCACCCAAAAAAAGCGATAGAAATTGTTTCGAGACTTTAAGATATGCACTTGCAGAAACACCAAATGGTTACACGTTAAGCTTATACAAGCAAATTCCATATGAGCTTTTCTCAAAATACGTTAATGAGAAATTGAGTGAATTAAAAGAGAGTCATTACAGGCCAACTTACCACGTTGtccaagatttttttggaaatcaGTATTATGTTGAAGACGAAGCAGACGAAAATGCTTTATTAAGATCTGCATTTGAAGATCTGGATTTTAAAGCCataggaaagaaaattgctAAGGACCTTTTCCAAGACTATGAAATAGAATTGAATCATAGAGGTGATGAATTGAGCATATTGAGCAAAAAGgataatatattcaaagaCTTCCCTCTAGATCAGGTATTTGAAGATGTTTTCGTTATCGGTTGTGGAGTCGAAAACATAGATGACGACTCGAGAGAAAAATGTGCGCTTTTGAAGATTGGCCTAGTTAAGCATGGGAGAGAAGATGTTGCATGTGACATTAACAAACCAAAGATGACGATAAAGGAATCACCAAGAGACCAATCTGAGGGTAATATTGACATGCCTGAATCTTCctctgaagaagaagcgGAGGAAGTTAAAGAATCATTAACTAAGGAggaacaaataaaaaaatggataGAGGAAGAAAGACTGATGCAGGAGGAAAGTAGAAAAtcagaagaggaaaagCTTGCCagagaaaatgaagagaggcaaaagaaaggaaaacaagCCAAACtgaaagcaaagaaagaatctttaatgaaaaaacaaaaggcTAAGAGGGTCgaacagaaaaaattacaaaaatttaaTTCATTGACTACTTCGAAGATTGAGACCAGTGACAACACTGGTTCTACAGAAAGCGATAATGAAAGCATAAACAGCGAGTCGGACACAATCTTAGACTCCTCTGTGTTAAGTAATACACTGAAAAAACATGTTTCACCTTTATTGGAAGACattgaagatgaggaagtTGATAGATACAATTGGTCCCTAAGCAGAATTCCCAGAGGGAATTCTATCATTGAGGACATATGATaacactttttttctgacTTATTTTTACGGCATTAAATAACTAGTTATATGCATTTTATATACTAATATAATTTACTGATTTTACGAAAGGAATAGTAGTTAATtactgttggaatgaaattctaatatcatatatttagtagtatattatcacatgcggtgtaagaagatggcataaagattgagaaacagtcatccaatctaatggaagctgaaatgcaaggattgataatgtaatagggaaatgaatgacaacgtataaaagaaaagaagataacagtaatattattaattcccttttgtggattcctatatctTCGAGGAGAGCTtttagtatattctgtatacctaatattatagcctttagtaacaacggaatcccaacaattatctaattgTTCACCAAATTCTCAATTACCATAGTGAGAAATGGCATTTTGGTAATATTTTGCAATAAAACAATGCCAAGGGTGGGTGATAGTAAATAAAGATGATCACTATCTATGGTTTTAGAATAGGGACGTACCTATTTCTAAGaatctaatttttttgccagCTGATATTTTAGTATCTTATGATGGGACATTGAAGCAATACATGCGATTATAAGCTCCCTTACCGAATCCTTTATACCTCATATTTGATCGCTTAAAAAGGTTAAATTAGATTTCATGGAAAGAGCAACCACAAAAATTAGGGCCTTTTTATACATCtaattttctaatttaaATCACGGTCTTCTAAGTAGTTGATTGAGATGCAACGACTTATTGCAATGAATCTTAACATGTTTCATAGTTAATGTAATTTCTTCGGTAAATACCTTATTTGTGGCGCTACTTAGTAGCCAGTTTATTAACAAATCTTTGGGCGTGTGGCGTAGTCGGTAGCGCGCTCCCTTAGCATGGGAGAGGTCTCCGGTTCGATTCCGGACTCGTCCAAACTTTTTGATGTCGGATAAAACATACTGGCCCCCGcttgccttttttttttttggaaacaTATTCCTTAAGTGGGTAAACGGACCCTGGTGCAGGGTATGGGTGCTGCGACAAATACGATCTGAGTTGttttaaaaaggaaaacaaatgAATGCCTGCCCAAAGTGGAAAACTGGACAACATCGAGCTGCGTAATGAGTGGGCCCATGTAGGCCTAATGGGCCTACGTCCAAAACGGATTTTCTGCGCCGATTAGTATATATTTCCCAACCAGAGCATGAtatagtttttctttcatatAGGTTTTTCCTCTAGCTGCCACCGCTGTACATAGACATTTTTGCACTGTATTCTTgtcccttttttttgcctaCTACATTGCTGCATTCAAACGATATCGCTCTGCGAACCGTTTAAAACTGACCAAAATAGGGAGACCTGCCCTCtaaggagaaaaaattcGCATTGCTaaaaaaagctaaaaagagaaagagaagaagaatattaaTTCAGCACACTCAACTACAGCTGTCGACCCATTCTAAATACAAAGTGCCTCTTCACATTTCTAGTTGTccaaaaaaacaatacaTTATACATTTGAGTCTACACAGCTAGTAGGAACTTCAGAGGTTTAATAAAATTAGTACAATCGCTAGCGCTTATCGCAAGGAAtaggaaagaaagagacggtgaacaacaaaaacaaaaccagTAGATCTAAGCTCATTGCTTACAGTATATTTAAACCAGTACTATCTAGCGTTCCAAAACAATAGCAGAATATGTCTGTGCGGAATCTCACTAATAATCGTAATTCCAATAGTGAAAATAGCATTGGTGAAAGCGAAAACTCcttttattcttcaaatgagCAATCAAGGCAAAGCTCATCATTAGAAGCTGCAGATAATAAGAACATTAGAGTGGGCGGAAACCCTTTTCTTGGAAGTGAAGAGTTTGAGGAAGATTATAATTTACCCAGTGAAGACGATGAGCGGCGGGGGGCAAATGAGTATTCCAGTTCCTCATCCATAAACTACAATAATGATCCGAACAGTGATACATCCCTTCTGgctaatgaaaaaaaaacaccTGAAAGGAATGGTCGAAGTATGTCAGACTATAAGGGCTATTATGCCAAGAATAACCTAACCTCCGCTAATAACTTTAACAATCATAACAataattataataataacattaTAAGCAGTAGTAACGACAATAGTTTTGCGTCACATTTACAGCCGCCAGACAGGAACTTACCGTCACATCCTTCTTCGAACAATATGAGCACCTTTTCCAATAATAGCTTAATTAAATCTCCACCGCCTTTTGACAGATATCCGTTAGTAGGAACAAGGCATATTTCGATGGCTCAATCTCAATCGCAGAACCttataaatgaaaagaaaagagcgAACATGACTGgctcatcttcttcagctCACGActcttcattatcatctACCAACTTATATATGGGCGAACAGGATTTTTCGCCTTTTGGCGGTTATCCTGCTTCATTCTTCCCGTTGACGTTAGAcgaaaaggaagatgacGATTACATTCACAATCcaaatgttgaagaagaagcaaagTTAGATAGAAGGAGGTTCGTTGACGATTTCAAACATATGGATAGAAGGTCTTTCCTCGGGCTCGTGGGTATCCTGCTTTTATTTATGGCTGgtatattcattttcattgtaTTACCTGCAATTACATTTTCTGGGGTAGTTTATCACCATGAACATGTTCATGCAGCAAATTCAGCAGGATCAGTGTCC is a window from the Saccharomyces paradoxus chromosome VII, complete sequence genome containing:
- the BTN2 gene encoding Btn2p (v-SNARE binding protein~similar to YGR142W) — encoded protein: MFSIFNSPCVFEQLPSSSQPVNSRYFDCSSPVSYYPECKRRKAVKANPRAPKKSDRNCFETLRYALAETPNGYTLSLYKQIPYELFSKYVNEKLSELKESHYRPTYHVVQDFFGNQYYVEDEADENALLRSAFEDLDFKAIGKKIAKDLFQDYEIELNHRGDELSILSKKDNIFKDFPLDQVFEDVFVIGCGVENIDDDSREKCALLKIGLVKHGREDVACDINKPKMTIKESPRDQSEGNIDMPESSSEEEAEEVKESLTKEEQIKKWIEEERLMQEESRKSEEEKLARENEERQKKGKQAKLKAKKESLMKKQKAKRVEQKKLQKFNSLTTSKIETSDNTGSTESDNESINSESDTILDSSVLSNTLKKHVSPLLEDIEDEEVDRYNWSLSRIPRGNSIIEDI